Below is a genomic region from Rosa chinensis cultivar Old Blush chromosome 5, RchiOBHm-V2, whole genome shotgun sequence.
GTGAGTAGTAACGTTTTCATTTTAGGTCTTTGTTCAAAAGAGATATAAGTTTCGTCTGTCAGTTCAAATAAGATTACATTCCTTTAAGACAATTCATAAGACAAGTTATTACTGAAGGAATGCCCTGTGCAAATCCCTTAGCTAATAGCTATCTCCTGTGTGGCATCGAAAGCTGTTTATTGAACATGAATTCTCAACTATAAAAGTTTAGACAACAAATTAGAAATCCAGCATGAGCGCATCTGTAAACATCTTTTATTCGAAGTTTGTAAACTCTCACTGCTACTGTCCAGATTGAACAACAAGATCCATGGGAATATCATTTTGTAGCTTTTAAGAAATGCCAAAGAACCATGGTTACGTTGGCATTCAAACTTGACAAAAGGTTTTATAATCACTACCAAAATCACTTGCCACGATCCGAAAACAGCCAACCCCACCATTGCAAGAGAATACCAGTCATTTATAATCACCCTGTAAATCAATTAGTTCCCAGGCTTCAACTGTGCTCTACATCACCGGCCTACCCGAATGTGCTCCCCACATCTCATAAAGGAAACTTACGTTCTGCATCTGAAAAATAACTCTAGTTCTACATGATGAATAGATTCATATAGGATTCAAGGagaacaaaaaccaaaagatgGGGTCTCAGGAGTCGTTGTAcattaaacacacacacacaaaaaacagaaaaacaaactaCAAGTTAAATGGAATTGAAGAAAACCACGCTACCACAGTATATCAGTGAATTAATAGTTGGAAATTGGCAGGGTAATTCCATAAGATTTTAAATCTCAAAACAATCGAGGTACTAACTAAGATAGTACAGACACAGATTGCCAACACGTGGAGGAGGGCATCTGTATCAGATGTTAAAAATACAGCTGCGTGAATCATATAAAATGCATGTCTCATCCTACCAGGCTTCTGGAGGATCATAGTCTAAGTCCATGACTTTTAGGGCACATACGAATACATAACTTGATGTCCTATTGATCTCGTCTTGCTTTCTGGCAACCTTTAAGCATCATCAGGAACTAGCAGTATTTTTCCAAAATGCTGGCCACTTTCCATAAGCTGATGAGCCTCCTTTACTTCAGAGAATGTGAAAATTTTGGAGTGGAATGAAGGTTTCAACATGCCTTTTTCAATATGAGGCCACACATTGTCTTGCACCTCCTTAACGATCAACTCCTTCGATACTCTACTCCTGTGTCGGAAGGCAGCCGCTGCATTCACAACTGTTATATTAGATACATGTTAAAAAGTGGAGTGAATAAGACATGTACACACTGTATTTTACAATCTACATACtccaaacttaaaaaaaaaatgattaacaAAGAAGAGAGTGGATTTCATTCCATTTAGAAAAGGGGCAAAACCTGGTCCTCATAAGTCATAACGGAGAAGAGAAAAGGCATGGCAGCACTATAATATTAATAGTAAGACAAATATCGGTGAGAACACATGCTCATAACAAACCATAAGAGCAACATCAATGCAACTTTTATGATAAACTATGACAATCAAAAGGTTACTGACATTCTGGCAAAATTCCCAAAGACCAGAATAAGCACTAGTAAAACTACAAATTGTGTTTCTTGATATATAAGAAAAAGGAGATAGACAACAAAACATTAACGAGGGAACCTTGAATGATATGAACCAAATCCACCCAACTATACCATAAAttctagtttaattttttttcttcccctttTGCAAGTATAAATTCGAGTATAGTACCTCCAATGAGTTTGCGCGATAGGCTATCATCCGCCAGTTTTGGAAGTCTTCCAAAAGAATCCATGTTATTTGTGCAAAAGTCACCAATGGAAATAAGCCTCCCACCTTTATTCAAGCAAGATAAATTTCGTTGAAAATGTCCAGGCCCAAGAACATTCAAAATCACATCAACACCTGTTATTATCCATTCATCAATATTTTTTCATTTACAACAATATGTAATTAGTCTACATTATGGGAGCATTGAATGTTGATGTAAGACAACAAACCTTGACCTAAAGCTTTGCCCTCTTGTGCTACAAAGTCATTGTAATCAACCCACTTATAAACTCCAAGATCGCCATAATGTTTTCTGCGGTCTTCACTTGATGTCACAAACGTGGTTACTCCTTCACATTTAGCTAATTGAATTGCAAAACTAGCAATTCCATTAGAGTCATCATGAACCTGCATTTTGATACTCattaggaatatatatatatatatatatatattctcatcaTTTGTTATTAAATGTAAATCCAATtgtgaagaaaaaacaaaattatggaCTTAAATTTAATGATCGATAATTTGACAAAGAATACTCATCAAAATATGACTTCCTATACCTCAAAGTGTAATAATACCAACTTAAACATGTACTTCTAACAATAAACATGATAAATAGTGAGAAGTATTTCTAATTTATATAGTTGAAATTCAACAATCACTATAATATTAGAGTGGTTTGGAAGTTACCAAAAGTGTTTCACTAGCAGATAGCCTCGGCCTAAATATGTCTCCATCTTTAGGTAACCAAAAGGTGAAAGGAGACAGTTCACTAGTTGTAAAAAGTTCTGACCAGACCGTGCATGCAGCATATGGTAGACAAGCAGCGGATTCCAAGGTAGTGGTACTTGGTAGAGGAAAAACTTGCAATTCTGGCTGTGCCACTTTCTCAGCTTATCCCCCACCACTAAGAACCGCACATACCTAAATAAAACGAATTGATTTGGTTCAaaatttttttcaaatatgTAAGTCTtatctctcaaaaaaaaaataaaaaaatatgtaaGTCTTAAAGTTACCACaaactttattaaaaaaaaaaagttaccacaaactaaaaaaaaaaataataataataaaataccTCATCATTAATATTCCATTTTTGCACATTTTCCCCAATTTTCTCTATTGTTCCTGAGCATTCAATTCCCATGCACAAACTTTCACCTGAAAACCTTTTTCTCTCAATTAAGTCAGATCCATTGACCGCAGTAGCTTTGACCTTTATTAAGACTTCATCACCTTTAAGGTCTGGGATGGGCACTTCTTGTATTTGAAATTCATCTGGACCGGCCGACTTAGTTACCAATATGGCCTTCATCTCTGAAATTTGAATAATACAGTGTCCAATTTcaatttaatataaaaaatttgCATTTAAGACATTCACAAAATTAGCCTAAACATCGAAACACATATTTTCATAAAAAAGCATCGACTTAGCTGTGGTTACAAACTTAGTCATGATCTGATCTAGTTCCCTCTATCGCTTCTGATCTTAAACACATATATTTTCATGGTTTGGATCTTAGTAATATTTCTCAAAGACCCTAACTGGATTGGTCCTCTGTTGTCCTAGCTCTATCtttcttaatttctttctttttttttgctggATTGTTGGCCTTGGTTTACCAAAAGGGAAAAACAAGATCGAAAACGTAGAGGATCGGAGCCAAAAACATCGGAGCTGTTGAAGAATCCCAATGTGTCAACAACAGTAGTTCTTGACGGGAAAGGTGGATGGACAAAAGAGATACTCATAGTCGTCATGGATAAAGATTTTAATCCATGGCACTGTGGCTGTGTTTGAGTAACAGTTATTGAAAAGAATATTTTTACAAAAACAAACTATCTCTATTCGCTATTGAGGAGGGGCAGAGCTTGGAAAAGTTGAAGCCGATCGAGAATATCTGTGAAGCCTTAAGAATTAAGATCACCAGcatataaattaagaaaataaactATTTCTTCTAGTTAGTTTTGGATGATGTTCCTCATAAGCAAGATGTAGAGGAGATTGTGCAAGAAGTAAATTGTGGTCTTTCAAGGTTTTAATCACCAGAGAGGCACCACACTGGGGATGAAGCAGGAAATTGAGATCGGCACGGTAAACCATCCCAAAATGAAAGTTTGGGTTTTCTGATATCTTGGTTCAGTAGGTTCTTAATGGAAACAAAATCAAATCCGTGAAACGATTCAAAGTTTTGAATTTTACATTCGTATACATATATGTGAAATCATTTGGCCCATAAAGGAGAGAAACATAATGGACACATATTCCATCAAAAATATTGACAAGAACTATATGAAAAGTTTGGGTAAAATTAACCACTGCACAAGACAACATGTTTAGTAAAAGTACTCCGTCTAATACCAATATACGCAAAAGAGGTAGCTTGTGGGTGTTTTAAAGCTAATTTGACAAAATTTAACTGGGGTGATCAAAATATTGACGAGGATTGTGAACTAAATATACATTGACCAAATTAATTGATTTGTAACCCGTAAATGAAAATTGAGATTTAACCAAAATATAGTTAACCATGAGTGAACTTTTCTCTACAACACCAAAGATAACCCATAACAAAAAACAAATTTCTAcagtttattaaaaaaaaaaagtagaagaaGTTGCTTTTTGTTGTTACCGAAGGGGACGGGACGAGAGTGTTGACAGGTTTTTGACTGAATTTCAGAACAGCAGGGCTTCGATCCCTCTCATACACTTTTGCAGTTTTAGTTTTGCTGCGAGTGCAAAACCAAATGAATGATCTGAAAGGAGGGTAGGGGCGGAGTGCCACGTTTCGGCTTCTGATAGGTTTGCTGGGCCAATTTATATTATCTCAACAGGGCCCAATCATCTGGCCCATAAGAtcctccctcctcctcctcctccgataTCATCTGGCCCATAAGATCCTCCCTCCTCCTCCGATCCTGAAccgcatctctctctctctcaagtccGCCATGATCCACATACCAGAGAGACAGGCGCCGGCGAAGCGACCAGAATCTGATCAGGTCCCGACCAAGGAGCAGCCGGAGGCGAAGCGTCCGAAGCTCGGCGATCCTCAACCGGAAGAGCTCGCTGGTGATACTCGTAAGTATATACATATGCTTTTGATTGCATGCTTGCCTTTAGGGCTTTCGATTCGTGCTTGCTTGCTTGCTTTAGGGCTTTAATTTTGGCTGCGAATAGAATCATCGTTGTTGTTTTGTTCTGTGCGGCGTTtggtttgaaaaagaaaaattcaaaattggtaTCCAAAATTAGGGGTTCTATCTATCTGAAGACGTCGAGCAAGTGGGTGTTTTGGTGTAATAACTAAGCTATAATGGAATAATTGGTTCTGTAGAAAGAAAGAACCATTTGCAGCTGTTGAAATATTGAAAAGAACAGAACCAATCACGGCTTGATTCGCCAAGTGTATGTGCTCTTATATGCGTATGGCTTGCCTAATACGTTACCTGGTTCGTTCATATAGCTGCCTAGAAACAAACATTCGAGATTACGTCCTACTTTGCATCAATTCTGTGTTATCAATAGGCATAGCTCAGTTAGTTTGGTTTGTGAATAATTGATTCATAGCTAGCTGACGtagaaaataatatatttagCGGTATGTATGTTTGCTGATGGTCGAGTTCATAGATTGCATCTGCAGATCCCTTCTTTTTTTGCTTCTTACATCAACCAATCAAAGTTTCATTTTTGCTCTAGTTTCTTATGACATTATATTCAATGTTATGTGGTCATTGTACTGATTGCGTTTTTTAATCACTATTTATCTTTTTGTGGTATAGCAATGGGTCTGCAAAGCGATAGCAAAGAGGAT
It encodes:
- the LOC112201843 gene encoding reducing polyketide synthase rdc5 → MKAILVTKSAGPDEFQIQEVPIPDLKGDEVLIKVKATAVNGSDLIERKRFSAEKVAQPELQVFPLPSTTTLESAACLPYAACTVWSELFTTSELSPFTFWLPKDGDIFRPRLSASETLLVHDDSNGIASFAIQLAKCEGVTTFVTSSEDRRKHYGDLGVYKWVDYNDFVAQEGKALGQGVDVILNVLGPGHFQRNLSCLNKGGRLISIGDFCTNNMDSFGRLPKLADDSLSRKLIGVVNAAAAFRHRSRVSKELIVKEVQDNVWPHIEKGMLKPSFHSKIFTFSEVKEAHQLMESGQHFGKILLVPDDA